In Glycine soja cultivar W05 chromosome 10, ASM419377v2, whole genome shotgun sequence, the genomic stretch ATGTAGTTGTTGGGGAAGTTTGCTTAGGGTGTCAGTCAAGGTCTCTAGTTGCTTTGCTAGAAGCTTGTTCTAAGCTAGTAATGCAGAAGTGTAAGCTTTATCCCACGTCTGTCATGTTGGAAGGTATCCATTGACTATTTGGTCTTACTCCTGGCCATAAGTTCCCGTATTTGGacagttttaggattctcatcatctCACGTCGCGACTCCATGCACCAATGGCGCCAGGGAGGCACGCCACCCTCCGTGGTGGCTTCTCCCATTATGGTGCCGTTTGGGAAGCTAGGTCATCTAGGGTTGTTTCAACCCTGATGCCTAAATGTGGGTTGGGCCGGGTCACCCTAACCCGGTTCCAACCCAACcctaaaaaacacaaaaacgtaaaaaaaaaacaattattgtttATATCGCCTTTTTAATACATGcaccttttttatgttttgggcctagcccatttttttaaagtatttaataaGATGGAAATGCTACTTAAACCACGTTTTTCATACATGCACCTTTTCTTGGGCCTAGTCTATGTTTGTGAAgtttgaaatataataaaaatgctATTTACACCGCTTTTCTTAACACATGCACCTTTTTCATTTTGGGCCTAACCCATTTTTTGTGAAgtcctaaataaaataaaattgacagTTACACtcttttctttatatgtttACCCTGCCACTTAGAATGGTGACTAGACCTGTCATGTCAGCACTCCGTCAGTGTTAACTAAATCCAAGTCAACCCtttgacttttaaaaaaaagaagaccaaaaagaataattataaatattagtggatagctcttttttattttatttctttatgatCTCTAtcgtttattttattcttcaatgtatttttttaatcattgtctagctagttagtttaattaataatgcatTCTAAATATTtcgttattcattttattttccccCATGTTTTAATCTCACACTCTTAATTACTAGGTGTACTCCCCTCTTCTAATTCTATCCCTTTTTATTCCCATTCTATTTATCTGATTTCGTAGCACTAtgtcaattttatatttacttttgcAAATCTGCATTAGCATTCTTTAGTACACGCTTATACTATGTGCACttcatgctgggtctccaacTTACTTTGTGATGTTTCAATAACAtgtgagtaaattttgtgaatgacaTGTTGGATTTCCGACTTGCTTGAGTTCACAAAATTTACCACAAACTTAAAGTCTTTTCCAAAAAGGTAACATTCTCAAATAAATGATCATTCAATTCTCCTTTTCATGTTACACGCACTCCATATTGAGTCTCCGACTTACTTGGCAATGTTTCAATAAAGTGggagtaaattttgtgaatcgAATGCTAGGTTTCCGACTTGCTTGACTTTTCAATAAGAATCCctttttgtttctaaaaaaaattttgatttcctttcctaaataaaaaatataacaaaatataattcatgtttttaagggaagataaataattaaaaagtcactttattttttagcGCACTCGATTAAAGGGTGTTGTTTTCATGATGGACACGCgaggtgctaacaccttccctgTGTATAAATGACTCCCGAATCCTTTTTCTCCAATCCTTGACCATTccttatcttttttgttttcttgacatttttcttaaataaacgtCGGGAGCGACTCCACAAGTTttccattttttgaaaataatttatttatctaattttttatttcgcCATCCCGTCCTGACCACGTTACTATAGACGTTGTTAGGGGTGACGAGTCTCAACGTATAACGTTGTGATCACCACCACCGCCTACTCTCTCTTCCCCAAcctcattttatttaatctattGTTGTTTCATTGTTTGAGGTTTATTTGTTAGGTTTAATAATTTGATCTTGGGTTCTAAGGGCTTTGAATGTGTGGATCagatttttgggttttttttttaacttttgattttgaacTATCAATTTTTTGTGGACTTTTTGGAGGGTATATATGTGCACCTATTATCATAGTTTATGGGCAATTTCAAATTCTAGACTTGAGTTGTCGTGGTTGTCATTAAGTTCAATGTGTTTTGGGAATGAGAAATGAtctgattttgaatttgcaaTAAATGACATGTGGTTGatcataaaattttaagatttgtaatagattttttaatatttattccctttttgtccttaaatatttattggattttctttttaatcttttctatttaagagaaaaaaattatttttatgctttatgtaattttatattttcagttactataacatataattttaccaaacatttataataCAATAAGATAACTTTTTAGTTTTCAACTATTACCTAACTTTTTAACTTTTGACTAATTTTTCCAAATACAACAACTATATTTGACAAGacatttcaactaatttttaactttttttacctGCTTAAAAGTTcatttggttgtttggtaaacaaacttttttttagcaatttttagtattttttaaacattactTAAAGTAACATTTTCTTAAATGCTTCTAGCTTCTAagtttctatattttattttacttttatccttaatatatttattcattttttttatctttttaaaataaatcatggtattattttatttgtcattttatacttttcaccTACTTCAACAGGTAATTTTActgaacacttataatttaataaattaatttttcaggtTCCAACTACCAGTTAGTATTTTAGCTTGTTTTTTCGAACATAGCCaaccttaataaaaaaaattatataaaaattaattacaagtaATTACCTTAACTacacatatttaataattaacttaattgcacatatttaatattttatatatttaataattacattaattacttCATATACAAAGAAGaaatttgatatataaaatataataagtttcttttttaaatcaatGATGACAAATGTATAAGGGGACATTAAGGACTGAATTGAAtgctttatgtaattttatatttttagctaCTGCAAGCTAtcattttatcaaatacttataatttagaaagataatgttttaactttcaactaCTAGCTAGTTTTTATCTAGTTTTGCTAAACATAACGGTTATGTTTGACAAGACATTTCaactaatttctaattttttttattgggtgCATTTGCATGTTCAATaagcaaactttttttttactaatctcTAGCGTTTTTTGGGAACACTAGCTTCTAACTTCtatctttttatgttttgtttcacttttattcttgatatatttattcatttttcttgttatcttttttaaataaataacgatgttattttttttttgtcattttacactttttaacTACTTCTACAACTATTTTTACCatatatttctaatttaataaattaatttttcaagttTCAGCTATAACTAATTTTTCCGAACATAGCCaaccttaataaaaaaaacttatatatataaattaattacaagTAATTACATTAActacatatatttaataattgacTTAATTacacatatttaatattttatatatttaataactacATTAATTACTTCAGATACAAAGAAGaaatttgatatataaaatataataagtttcttttttaaatcgATTATGCCAAATGTATAAGGGGATATTAAGGAGTGAATTGAATGCTTATATTTGACTTGATTATAGAAAAATTAACGGCAAAAATCATTAAGGAATGATATTTAATTaggaagataaaaattaaaattattattctaattttgATTAGAGAAAATTATTGTGCcataattattcataaaattgaTTTGTGTGTAAATAAGTTAACAGGTGATAGATGAGAGCTTTAGGTTGCTTCTATAAGAAACAGttgtttgtaatttaaaataacattttttttttgctatttaaGGATTATTTTAAGGGAttcattgttttaaattattttattagaataaaatatgtATGAGTTACTTAATTATAGTGTGATATTGTATGAAACGATTAACagagaataaaaataactcAGAATAGTTAGCTTAAATAATCAGAGATGCTTTCATATATAACATATGAAGACTTTAGGTGGAGATTATTTTGAATGTTCTAGAGATTTTGAAAGccattacttaaaaaaaaaacaatgatttttttatagctTTAATACATTTGAAAATACTtgaattatttgagaatttttaacTTGGTCTctagatgaaaaaataattatgtttaagaGATAAGTGATAAAATTAACTGATAAATTAATCGAAGCTAAAATAAAAACTAGCTTTTGTTGTTTGTCTATTTACATATGAACCAAAGATTATTTTCCttggataaaatatataatgtaaaCTTGTTTTGGTAAATGATATTGtttagaaaaaaccaaaaataaaaataaaataaaatatggagtGTAAACTAGGACGAGGTTTTGACTATTGACATGAACTGTAATTCCTGTCTCGCGCTTTTGCAAGAAAGAAGAAACTagaaatggataaaaaaaacttaaggcCACCAATAGCTGACACGTAAGATATGTATTAAGCGAAAATAAGGAGTGAAGTGTTTAAAGTTTAATAAAGATGGAAAGTGAGTCTCTCCACCGTGTACGAAGGAGGTGCATTGGTCCATTATCTATCGTTAATGGAAGTGGAAGTAGCACTTCCATTTTCCATTTTGCATTTCCCAGTAGAGTAGGCAAAGCCAAATCCAAAGGGAACACGTTCATTCAAttgcaattatttatattaattaataataattcacAAATTGTGTGTGGCCAGCACTCCAATCCCCTCCCTCAACTACCCGACAAATTTTCCATTCCCGGCATCTCCTCCCAGCCTCGTACCCCAGATACCTTAAATTCGCTTCATAACACAATTTCGTTTCTTTCTTTGCCGACCAACtcggttcttttttttttctttcaccttCACCTATGGCCATGGCTTCTTTGATTCAGTGTTCTGCAACTTCCCTCTCCGCTGTCCCCATCACTACCCGTTTCACCAGGACCCACAAGTCTCGCCTTCGCTGCTCCTTAGATGCTAATGTTTCCGACATGAGCGTTAACGGTTTGTAATTTCAGTTTCTGATCAATTTTCGATCTTACACTTATCTTACCAgtgtattcttttcttttttttaatctattgatTTTCGTTCTGGGAGTGTTGTGTGTTTGCGATGTGTCACAATGTTTAGACAATAATAATTCTCATACTGTAAGTTTGACATGGCAGCGCCAAAAGGGTTGTTTCCTCCGGAACCTGAACATTATCGAGGACCAAAACTGAAAGTGGCAATTATTGGAGCTGGACTTGCAGGCATGTCAACTGCAGTGGAACTCTTGGATCAAGGCCATGAGGTTTGGCTCCTTCTCTCTCTGTTTCTCTTAATATAAGCCactgatattttaatattttgaaattggATGTTATGGTATAGCATATAGTAAAGTTGTTTTTGAAGCAAAGGGGAGTGATTCCTTGATCGTTGattagtttgtttttataattcaGGTGTGTTGTTTGCATTAGGGTGTTATGACTAATGTATTCTATCATTCAGGTGGATATCTATGAGTCAAGACCTTTTATTGGTGGCAAAGTTGGCTCTTTTGTTGACAAAGGTGGGAATCACATTGAAATGGGATTGCATGTTTTCTTTGGTTGCTACAACAATCTTTTCCGATTGTTGAAGAAGGTAAGCTGTTTTTACTTCCAGTCATGGTGTGCATTCTTCTTCATCTCTAAACCCTGTACTCTTCCTCTCTCTTTTTTGGCCATGAAACCTGTACCATTGACTTTATTTTCCATGTGCATTTGATAACTTCTTCAATACTTGGATGACTAGGTGGGTGCAGAAAACAATCTACTTGTGAAGGATCACACTCACACTTTTGTTAACAAAGGGGGTCAAATTGGTGGTATGTTTTATGCTGCTATACCTTGCttcatttttgttcatttatttttgtGCATTGTTCATAACTTAGTTTTCTGGTGCAGAACTGGATTTTCGCTTCCCAATTGGGGCACCAATACACGGGATAAGGGCATTTTTGACCACAAATCAGCTTAATGTAATCACATTGTATATTCTATTATCATGTTTGTTTAGATTACATTATTTGGTCATCATTCATCACTATTATGCAGAACTAGAAACTAATATATTTCAATGCCCAACAAAAGTATATATgttcatttgattttcctcagcCAAACTATCATTGCACCTaactttacatattttttatgaacagACTTATGATAAGGCTAGAAATGCTGTGGCTCTTGCACTCAGTCCAGTTGTCAGAGCTCTTGTTGATCCAGATGGTGCACTGAGGGACATAAGGAATTTGGATAGTGTAAGAggatttgttattttttggtcTATTTCCAAATGATGCTTCCTGATTATCTGTGCCCTCAGTTTCCATGTGTTCTTACACATGCTCAATTGCTCATGCCCATCCACACAGCATATACATACATGCACACACATACAATAGTAGTAGTTGTGAAGGTTCTTTGTTTACCAAACAAAGTAAAAATACCGATACTTGCTGCCCTAGAATCTAAGTTTACTCTTTCACTTTATATTGATTGTGTTTGCCAATCTTGTTCTTTTAACCATTATGTGCATTTGTAACAGATTAGCTTTTCAGATTGGTTTTTATCCAAAGGTGGCACACGCATGAGTATTACAAAAATGTGGGATCCAGTTGCCTATGCCCTTGGGTTTATCGACTGTGATAATATCAGTGCTCGCTGCATGCTCACCATATTTGCATTGTTTGCCACAAAGACCGAGGCTTCCCTTTTGCGAATGCTGAAGGGTTCACCGGATGTTTATCTGAGTGGCCCCATCCGAAAGTACATCATGGACAGAGGGGGCAGGTATAGTTTTCGATACTAGAATATTGCCACCATGACTATCCAAATTTCTTCCTATTTGGATTCTCATTCATTGCTGGAACAGGTTCCATCTTAGGTGGGGATGCAGAGAACTGCTTTATGACAAATCTGCTGATGGGAGTATTTATGTTACAGGACTTTCCATGTCAAAGgtgatatttgttttttttgtttgaaatcttTACACACTTGGTTAGAATCCAAGTGACATTGTCAAAAATCTTTATAGTCAAtaccttataatttttattttctcaggCCACTGCCAAGAAAATTGTGAAAGCTGATGCTTATGTTGCTGGTTAGTAGGTTACTCTTTGCTTTTGTATTTATTCCTTATTGTGTTAACAATCTTCAATACCTTAGTGTCATTTACGCAATGCCAGCTTGTGATGTCCCTGGAATTAAGAGATTACTTCCATCAGAGTGGAGGGAACAGGAGTTTTTCAATAATATCTATGAACTAGTTGGAGTTCCTGTAGTCACAGTGCAACTCAGATACAATGGTTGGGTTACAGAGTTGCAGGATCTAGAAAAGTCAAGGTAATTCTCTGAATTTTAGGGTCCATGTAGAAACTATAAAGTGATGTACTTTTGCTTTGACAGTTAAGATTGATCTATCCTTTGATCATTATTGTTCAACTTCTTCATGCACCCTTACTATCTGGATGACAGGCGACTGGGGAAAGCTGTTGGGTTGGATAACCTTCTCTATACACCCGATGCAGATTTTTCTTGCTTTGCAGACCTTGCACTTTCATCTCCAGAGGATTATTACATTGAGGGACAAGGATCATTGCTCCAGTAAGTGTTTGTAATCTTGCACTTCTAAATTTTCACTTCCATTCATGAGTTGTTTAcctgaaaatattttaaggaaagATTTAATTAAGTGACTTGCTTGAGTGTTCTGCACTCAGTATAATTATAAATGTATAcatggaaaaacaaaaacaacttacaTTTGCAAGAGTAGTGAAGAGTTGGACTATTTCTTTAAGATCTTAATGTCCCCAATGCTTCCAAAATACTGTTATCATCTCCAACAGTTTATGCTTAAAATCATGCATGACTAAGTATGTTGTGCAATGGATGAAATTGCATTATCAATTCATCATGCAACTTGTATCTGAGATTGGTAAATGCATAAGCTTTACCAAGCCTAACAAGTAACTTTTCATGGTATTAAAATTTGGTAACCATCATGCATATAATGTGTGATTTAGTGTTGACCTTCTAAGAATATAATGTTATATCTGTCAGATGTGTTCTGACGCCAGGAGATCCATACATGCCCTTACCAAATGACGAAATTATTGCAAGGGTAGCAAAACAGGTTGGTTAAAAGAATTCCATTTCTCTTATTCTGTTTTTGATATTTTCACCGTTGATTTAGTAATGACATGAAAGTTTGCATCCAAAGCTGGAAGGGTAGCTAGTGTGTTGAGTTATTTTGATATTTCAGCAGTCAGTGTCGTATGATGTGTTAATGGTGAAtgcatgataaatatttttaacaaaataccaATATGGGATCACTTTATGGATCGAAAAAGACGGTTACCGGTTGGATTGGTACTTTTTCATTTGGTGTATGCTTGTTCATGCTGCTAATTTGATGCCTGACTGGATTCTTCTGATATCATCAGCATAGCACTTTCTATTATTTCCATCACAAATCACATCACAGGTTCCATTTTGTAGTCTATTTTGGGAGGTTTTAATCAATGGTAGATATTCAGTTCTCTTGTCAttacattgattttaatttattttttaggttttgGCACTGTTCCCATCATCTCAAGGTTTGGAAGTGACTTGGTCTTCTGTTGTTAAAATTGGCCAATCTCTGTACCGTGAGGGGCCTGGTAAAGATCCATATAGACCTGATCAAAAGACACCAGTGAGGAATTTCTTTCTTGCTGGCTCTTACACAAAGCAGGTAGCACCTTCTTGACTATGCTTCTCCTATGCATATAATATATTTCCTTTAAAATTGCATGTTATCTAGATGCTTCATAGCTGTGGTTTATGAGATCCTACAGGAGTCAGTTAACCTTTA encodes the following:
- the LOC114371240 gene encoding zeta-carotene desaturase, chloroplastic/chromoplastic-like translates to MAMASLIQCSATSLSAVPITTRFTRTHKSRLRCSLDANVSDMSVNAPKGLFPPEPEHYRGPKLKVAIIGAGLAGMSTAVELLDQGHEVDIYESRPFIGGKVGSFVDKGGNHIEMGLHVFFGCYNNLFRLLKKVGAENNLLVKDHTHTFVNKGGQIGELDFRFPIGAPIHGIRAFLTTNQLNTYDKARNAVALALSPVVRALVDPDGALRDIRNLDSISFSDWFLSKGGTRMSITKMWDPVAYALGFIDCDNISARCMLTIFALFATKTEASLLRMLKGSPDVYLSGPIRKYIMDRGGRFHLRWGCRELLYDKSADGSIYVTGLSMSKATAKKIVKADAYVAACDVPGIKRLLPSEWREQEFFNNIYELVGVPVVTVQLRYNGWVTELQDLEKSRRLGKAVGLDNLLYTPDADFSCFADLALSSPEDYYIEGQGSLLQCVLTPGDPYMPLPNDEIIARVAKQVLALFPSSQGLEVTWSSVVKIGQSLYREGPGKDPYRPDQKTPVRNFFLAGSYTKQDYIDSMEGATLSGRQASAYICDAGEELVALRKKLDAEFKDDLKISNTKDELSLV